From a region of the Terriglobia bacterium genome:
- a CDS encoding PaaI family thioesterase yields MAKKRVPGHEITKHQALRRNLCFGCGKDNPHGMHLKFHYHEETDSFVARMRLPQRYWGPPKHAHGGIIATILDEAMGKVNKLKHVIALTREMTIEYLKPVPLHKPLVVEGRAKYARGRRHVNVGEIRNEKGEVLARGRAVFVAIDPHKMFAKYLKRRSRTSSK; encoded by the coding sequence ATGGCCAAGAAACGCGTTCCCGGTCACGAGATCACCAAGCACCAGGCGCTGCGACGCAACCTCTGCTTCGGCTGCGGCAAGGACAATCCGCATGGCATGCACCTGAAGTTCCACTATCACGAAGAAACCGACAGCTTCGTCGCCCGCATGCGGCTTCCCCAGCGTTACTGGGGGCCGCCCAAGCATGCCCACGGCGGGATCATCGCCACCATCCTCGACGAGGCCATGGGCAAGGTGAACAAGCTCAAGCACGTCATTGCGCTGACGCGCGAGATGACCATCGAGTACCTCAAGCCCGTTCCCCTGCACAAGCCGCTGGTGGTCGAAGGACGCGCAAAGTACGCCCGCGGCCGGCGTCACGTGAACGTGGGCGAGATCCGCAACGAGAAGGGCGAGGTGCTGGCGCGCGGCCGCGCCGTCTTCGTCGCTATCGATCCCCACAAAATGTTCGCCAAGTACCTCAAGAGACGGTCGCGCACTTCGAGCAAATAG
- a CDS encoding class I SAM-dependent methyltransferase, translated as MPKDERQAWDQRYREGSHANFTPDPFLVSAYEEYVRPLFPRAGTALDVAGGLGRHALWLGRRGWKVTVVDISEVAAQKALAKAGRGHLQLDFLVRDLNTYRLEPESFDLILVFFYLQRELFPALIRALKPSGMLLYKTYTKEHRKFAKGPRNPMYFLDRDELLEAFRDLNVLYYRETVQERGVAELVAKKPSPKP; from the coding sequence ATGCCGAAAGACGAACGCCAAGCCTGGGACCAGCGCTACCGCGAAGGGTCGCACGCCAACTTCACCCCCGACCCGTTCCTGGTATCCGCCTACGAGGAATACGTTCGTCCGCTATTCCCCAGGGCCGGGACGGCGTTGGACGTCGCCGGCGGCCTCGGACGCCATGCTTTGTGGCTTGGCCGGCGCGGGTGGAAGGTCACGGTGGTGGATATTTCCGAAGTCGCAGCGCAGAAGGCCCTGGCCAAGGCAGGGCGAGGGCACCTACAGCTCGATTTCCTCGTCCGCGACCTCAATACTTACAGGCTCGAGCCCGAGAGTTTCGATCTGATCCTCGTCTTCTTCTATCTTCAGCGCGAGCTCTTCCCTGCCCTCATCCGCGCGCTCAAACCCAGTGGCATGCTTCTGTACAAGACTTATACCAAGGAACACCGCAAGTTCGCCAAGGGCCCAAGAAATCCGATGTATTTCCTCGACCGCGACGAACTGCTCGAGGCCTTCCGCGATCTCAACGTGCTGTATTACCGGGAGACAGTCCAAGAAAGAGGCGTGGCGGAACTGGTGGCGAAGAAACCCAGTCCCAAACCGTGA
- a CDS encoding radical SAM protein codes for MAELQTRSYHANNFVRAFRRWLVPYVQSRIMAEQFRPLLSYLFTEWKCNVDCHYCWAFNNKVKGMTEETAIRSIDWLKSVGCRVIAIMGGEPLLRRDMILKVVDYGTKNGFFVYLPTNGILMNEDFIDRVGDLGVAAINLAVDALEERPGLPKNLKRIRKQFDYLVKQQQRYGYMIVFNTNICRNNIEDVYKLTEIAHDAGISTDVHINEPPYIEQPHFQHLNDNVTYIMKEDWPRVDAILDWLIEKNAQGYIMVNSKDHLRKMKDFMRGITYPWNCRAGHNSCVIRTDGTLAPCFPMYSETKVDWGSIEDPKFDNAQLDEMKKVCNSHCLSTCQYVLGYYYNNAHVLRWILKQGLHGWTGRATTDN; via the coding sequence ATGGCGGAGTTACAGACCCGGAGCTACCACGCGAATAACTTCGTGCGGGCGTTCCGTCGCTGGTTGGTTCCTTACGTTCAATCCCGCATCATGGCGGAACAGTTCCGCCCCCTGCTGTCGTACCTGTTCACCGAGTGGAAGTGCAACGTCGATTGCCATTATTGCTGGGCATTCAACAACAAGGTGAAGGGCATGACGGAGGAGACCGCGATCCGCTCCATCGACTGGCTGAAGTCGGTGGGATGCCGCGTGATCGCCATCATGGGCGGCGAGCCGTTGCTGCGCCGCGACATGATCCTGAAGGTCGTCGATTACGGCACCAAGAACGGCTTTTTCGTGTATCTGCCCACCAACGGCATCCTCATGAACGAGGACTTCATCGACCGCGTGGGCGACCTGGGTGTGGCTGCCATCAACCTGGCCGTGGACGCGCTCGAAGAGAGGCCGGGCCTGCCTAAGAACCTGAAGCGCATCCGCAAGCAGTTCGACTACCTGGTGAAGCAGCAGCAGAGGTACGGCTACATGATCGTGTTCAACACGAACATCTGCCGCAACAACATCGAGGACGTGTACAAGCTCACCGAGATCGCGCACGATGCCGGCATCTCCACCGACGTGCACATCAACGAGCCGCCCTACATCGAGCAGCCGCACTTCCAGCACCTGAACGACAACGTGACCTACATCATGAAGGAAGATTGGCCGCGGGTGGACGCCATCCTCGACTGGCTGATCGAGAAGAACGCGCAGGGCTACATCATGGTGAATAGCAAGGACCACCTGCGTAAGATGAAGGACTTCATGCGCGGCATCACCTACCCGTGGAACTGCCGCGCCGGCCACAACTCGTGCGTGATCCGCACCGACGGTACGCTGGCGCCTTGCTTCCCGATGTATAGCGAGACCAAGGTGGACTGGGGCAGCATCGAGGACCCGAAGTTCGACAATGCCCAGCTCGACGAGATGAAGAAGGTGTGCAACTCGCACTGCCTCTCCACCTGCCAGTACGTGCTTGGCTACTACTACAACAACGCCCACGTGCTGCGCTGGATCCTCAAGCAGGGTTTGCACGGCTGGACCGGGCGCGCCACCACCGATAATTAG
- a CDS encoding sigma-54 dependent transcriptional regulator, which yields MTARVSTAATETTPRQCVVIFTTDELVLPEVEQFLAADFDAFFLSAWDQVVPFLEQQTPHALFLDIDTVGETSNDGLRAIQQVRSLAPDIVLIALTRSNSRNLRLRAEQYGADEYFIAPVDFQELRIVLGRALEKRAAEIEARRLQEEVAAKQSFCDMIGGSESMQMVYDAVQRVAASNTTVLIRGESGTGKELVARALVACSPRAGKPFVSINCSALPDSLIETELFGHEKGAFTDAREARAGHIELAHTGTLFLDEIATLGLPLQSKLLRVLEDRVVTRIGGKTAKKIDFRLIAASNEDLEEMVQAGRFREDLYYRINVVPIVLPPLRERAGDIAILVDHYLRLYCSANNVPLKRMDPEVLEVLEQDEWPGNVRELENLIQRLVLMADGPTIKMRHLPQRILYSATASQESILIPEQGIHFDEEMERIEAAYVQAALRRTGGTKSAAAALLHINAQKMKYLCRKHNITKV from the coding sequence ATGACCGCGCGCGTGTCGACCGCCGCCACCGAAACCACCCCACGGCAGTGCGTTGTGATCTTCACCACGGACGAGCTTGTGCTGCCCGAGGTCGAGCAGTTTCTTGCTGCCGATTTCGACGCGTTCTTCTTGAGCGCCTGGGACCAGGTCGTCCCCTTTCTGGAGCAGCAAACCCCGCACGCCTTGTTCCTGGACATCGACACCGTGGGGGAGACCAGCAATGACGGCCTGCGCGCCATCCAGCAAGTACGCTCGCTGGCGCCCGATATCGTTCTGATCGCCCTCACCCGTTCCAACAGCCGTAACCTGCGACTGAGAGCAGAACAGTACGGCGCAGATGAGTATTTCATCGCGCCCGTGGACTTCCAGGAGCTGCGCATCGTGCTCGGCCGGGCACTGGAGAAGCGGGCCGCGGAGATTGAGGCGCGCAGGTTGCAGGAAGAGGTGGCGGCCAAGCAGTCCTTCTGCGACATGATCGGCGGCAGCGAATCGATGCAGATGGTATACGACGCGGTCCAGCGAGTGGCCGCCAGCAACACCACCGTCCTGATCCGCGGGGAAAGCGGAACCGGGAAAGAGCTGGTCGCGCGGGCCCTCGTAGCGTGCAGCCCGAGGGCAGGGAAGCCTTTCGTCAGCATCAATTGCTCGGCGCTGCCCGACAGCCTCATCGAAACGGAGCTGTTCGGGCACGAGAAAGGTGCTTTCACCGACGCACGCGAGGCCCGCGCCGGCCACATCGAGCTCGCGCACACCGGCACTCTCTTCCTCGACGAGATCGCCACCCTCGGCCTGCCGCTGCAATCCAAGCTGCTGCGGGTGCTGGAGGACCGCGTGGTGACCCGCATCGGCGGCAAGACGGCGAAGAAGATCGATTTCCGACTGATTGCCGCATCCAACGAAGACCTGGAGGAGATGGTGCAGGCGGGCCGCTTCCGCGAGGACCTCTATTACCGCATCAACGTCGTTCCCATTGTCCTGCCTCCGCTGCGCGAACGAGCCGGCGACATCGCCATCCTGGTGGACCACTATCTCCGCCTGTATTGTTCGGCAAACAATGTGCCGCTCAAACGCATGGACCCCGAAGTCCTGGAAGTGCTCGAGCAGGACGAATGGCCGGGGAACGTGCGCGAGTTGGAGAACCTGATCCAGAGGCTGGTGCTGATGGCGGACGGGCCGACCATCAAGATGCGCCACCTTCCGCAACGCATCCTCTACAGCGCCACGGCCAGCCAGGAATCCATTCTCATCCCCGAACAGGGCATCCACTTCGACGAAGAGATGGAGCGCATCGAAGCCGCGTACGTGCAGGCTGCCCTGCGGCGCACCGGCGGAACGAAGTCTGCCGCCGCCGCCCTGTTGCACATCAATGCGCAGAAGATGAAATATCTCTGCCGCAAACACAACATCACAAAGGTTTAA
- a CDS encoding pentapeptide repeat-containing protein: protein MNFIGASLFGASLLGASLFGASLFGASLLGASLFGASLLGASLFGASLLGASLFGASLFGASLLGASLFGASLLGASLFGASLFGASLLGASLFGDSFAVASLLVARMAFFAAACVLIRDFFWTDIFSSLRILDLSRRGSISHRRYAECKCKRRAKGHGGHWNLWPLIRKELRVGGCAGVPKRGVKKSHW from the coding sequence CTGAACTTCATCGGGGCCAGCTTGTTCGGCGCCAGCTTGTTAGGGGCCAGCTTGTTCGGGGCCAGCTTGTTCGGGGCTAGCTTGTTGGGCGCCAGCTTGTTCGGGGCTAGCTTGTTGGGCGCCAGCTTGTTCGGGGCTAGCTTGTTGGGCGCCAGCTTGTTCGGGGCCAGCTTGTTCGGGGCTAGCTTGTTGGGCGCCAGCTTGTTCGGGGCTAGCTTGTTGGGCGCCAGCTTGTTCGGGGCCAGCTTGTTCGGGGCCAGCTTGTTGGGCGCCAGCTTGTTCGGGGACAGCTTCGCGGTCGCCAGCTTGCTGGTGGCCAGGATGGCCTTCTTCGCGGCGGCCTGCGTATTGATCAGGGACTTTTTCTGGACCGACATTTTTTCCTCCCTCAGAATTCTCGATTTGAGCCGCCGGGGTTCGATTTCCCATCGGCGTTACGCCGAGTGTAAGTGCAAGAGACGTGCCAAAGGCCATGGCGGCCACTGGAATCTCTGGCCGCTGATTCGCAAGGAGTTACGTGTGGGGGGTTGCGCCGGCGTTCCAAAACGGGGAGTCAAAAAGTCACACTGGTAA
- a CDS encoding HlyD family efflux transporter periplasmic adaptor subunit, protein MNILEALNIALPELPAEAVRVERPPRVDPSIIVREQLQEGRPVVLLLIPEIHNYYVFEPQQWALLQLFDGQRSYEEIADLFAQQTGSPCTPDVIEGFATETRNEKYWYKSEQEKNIALWETLKEERRKRVKKKSKYGDLSEISFSAWDPDPFLTWLHDRIGHLVFSRWFVTLNLIMFAFMVYIFASHWSAIARDTMQMFNFSEKGFGSILEIWVLLATIGLIHETAHGFACKHTGGGAHRMGFLLIYLSPAFFCDTTEAWVYGSKWQRIATVTAGIWITMLICSVASFIWWGTAAGTPVHNFAYLLMLVSGLLPVAINLNPLIKLDGYYIFTEMLEIGDLKENSTAFLSAWVRRNIFRLPVDVPATTFRRKLLYVPYTILSSAYGYTLLFVVVNFAYNIAHSYSPDWAFVPAGLLAWLVFKSRILTFGRFMKLVYLDKKDRVREWLRPGSHRAALAVAALVLLFAPVWRETVDGRFILEPSRRAVVRARVPGTVVAVRVAEGDSVQAGAPLVILRNLPLQSEAERVSSEAAMAKARTVEAQLRYADYGSAEARSRELGVREKLLHDQVTELTISSPIAGVLQTPRMGDLMGSYVGAGREIAEVADTSSFSARVYLPEALVRNVRQGAPAVIRPAGYFRSIPGVVARIAPAASREAVKISEEEEYTGVESTRYYPVTITVSGGGGRLRDGMTGDAKIFVRRRSIAGLTLEAVHDFARRKLW, encoded by the coding sequence ATGAACATCCTTGAGGCCCTCAACATAGCGCTGCCGGAACTGCCGGCGGAGGCGGTCCGCGTGGAGCGACCGCCGCGCGTGGATCCCTCCATCATCGTGCGGGAGCAGCTCCAGGAAGGCCGCCCCGTGGTTTTGCTGCTCATTCCCGAGATCCACAACTACTACGTGTTCGAGCCCCAACAGTGGGCACTGCTGCAGCTGTTCGATGGCCAGCGCAGCTACGAGGAGATCGCCGACCTCTTTGCGCAGCAGACCGGCAGCCCGTGTACCCCGGACGTCATTGAGGGTTTTGCCACCGAGACTCGCAATGAGAAGTACTGGTACAAGTCGGAGCAGGAGAAGAACATCGCGTTGTGGGAGACACTGAAGGAGGAGCGCCGAAAACGCGTCAAGAAGAAATCGAAGTATGGGGACCTGTCCGAGATCTCGTTCTCGGCGTGGGATCCCGACCCCTTCCTGACCTGGCTCCACGACCGCATCGGCCACCTCGTTTTCAGCCGCTGGTTCGTGACCCTGAACCTCATCATGTTCGCGTTCATGGTCTACATCTTCGCGTCGCACTGGAGCGCGATCGCGCGCGACACCATGCAGATGTTCAACTTCTCGGAGAAGGGCTTCGGGTCGATCCTGGAGATCTGGGTGTTACTGGCGACCATCGGTCTGATCCACGAGACGGCGCACGGCTTTGCTTGCAAGCACACAGGCGGAGGCGCGCACCGGATGGGCTTTCTGCTGATCTATCTCTCGCCGGCGTTCTTCTGCGACACGACGGAAGCGTGGGTCTACGGCAGCAAGTGGCAGCGGATCGCGACGGTGACGGCCGGGATCTGGATAACGATGCTGATCTGCTCGGTGGCCAGCTTCATCTGGTGGGGGACGGCAGCCGGCACCCCCGTCCACAATTTTGCTTACCTGCTGATGCTCGTATCCGGCTTGCTGCCGGTGGCCATCAATCTGAATCCTTTGATCAAACTTGACGGCTACTACATCTTCACGGAGATGCTGGAGATCGGGGACCTGAAGGAGAACTCGACGGCATTTCTCTCGGCCTGGGTACGGCGGAATATTTTCCGCTTGCCAGTGGATGTGCCCGCGACCACTTTCCGTCGCAAATTGCTCTACGTACCGTACACCATCCTATCTTCCGCGTACGGCTATACCCTGCTTTTCGTAGTGGTGAATTTCGCCTACAACATCGCCCACAGTTACAGTCCGGACTGGGCATTCGTGCCGGCCGGTCTTCTGGCATGGCTGGTCTTCAAGTCACGGATCCTGACCTTTGGTAGGTTTATGAAACTTGTTTACTTGGATAAGAAAGACCGTGTACGGGAGTGGCTGCGGCCGGGTAGCCATCGCGCTGCTCTGGCTGTCGCCGCTCTCGTCCTGCTCTTCGCTCCGGTGTGGCGGGAAACCGTGGACGGTCGATTCATTCTGGAACCCTCCCGTCGGGCAGTAGTCCGAGCGCGCGTGCCGGGGACGGTGGTTGCAGTTCGAGTCGCAGAAGGCGATTCAGTCCAGGCCGGCGCCCCCCTGGTCATTCTGCGCAACCTGCCCCTGCAGTCCGAGGCCGAGCGCGTAAGCTCCGAGGCGGCGATGGCGAAGGCGCGCACCGTTGAAGCCCAGCTTCGCTACGCCGACTACGGGTCGGCTGAGGCGCGATCCCGGGAACTGGGGGTTCGTGAAAAACTGCTGCACGACCAGGTGACCGAGCTCACGATCTCCAGCCCCATCGCCGGCGTTCTGCAGACGCCCCGCATGGGGGACCTCATGGGCTCATACGTCGGTGCCGGACGCGAGATCGCCGAAGTGGCGGACACCTCGAGCTTTTCTGCCCGCGTTTATCTCCCGGAAGCCCTGGTGCGCAACGTTCGCCAAGGCGCCCCGGCGGTGATCCGCCCCGCGGGATACTTCCGGTCCATACCGGGAGTCGTCGCCCGCATCGCCCCTGCTGCCTCCCGGGAGGCGGTAAAGATCTCAGAGGAAGAGGAATACACAGGAGTCGAGAGCACCCGGTACTATCCTGTGACTATCACGGTTTCCGGGGGCGGCGGCCGGCTGCGAGACGGGATGACCGGCGACGCCAAGATATTCGTTCGGCGACGCAGTATCGCGGGACTTACTTTGGAAGCTGTGCACGACTTCGCGCGACGAAAGCTCTGGTAA
- a CDS encoding efflux RND transporter periplasmic adaptor subunit, translating to MGLPTKAEAASALTSTPAAESPFIASGPVIVENQVDVQAQRDGVVTKISAEPGMTVKKGDLLARLDDRQLTADLDAAKAKTRAQEADLKNWQAELKVLEVDLERAQKMWEAQLITKEQLDHASYKLISDQWNVKNMEELLAQSSAAQRSLELELEKTAIRAPFDGVVARRYIRAGQRVASGERLFWVTAVAPLRVKFTLPERFIGKLKKGEQLTVISASAPEIKHAAKVILISPVVDPSSGTIEVVAELTGDPGEMRPGMTANVRLDHAP from the coding sequence GTGGGTCTGCCGACCAAGGCCGAAGCCGCTTCCGCATTGACGTCCACTCCCGCGGCTGAGAGTCCGTTCATCGCCTCGGGCCCGGTGATCGTGGAAAACCAGGTTGACGTGCAAGCGCAACGAGATGGTGTGGTCACGAAGATCTCCGCTGAGCCGGGAATGACGGTGAAAAAGGGCGACTTGCTGGCCCGCTTGGACGACCGGCAACTGACCGCCGACCTCGATGCAGCGAAGGCAAAGACCCGGGCCCAGGAAGCTGACCTGAAGAACTGGCAGGCCGAACTCAAGGTGCTCGAAGTCGATCTTGAGCGCGCCCAGAAGATGTGGGAGGCGCAGCTCATCACCAAAGAGCAACTGGACCACGCCTCCTACAAGCTGATTTCGGACCAGTGGAACGTGAAGAACATGGAGGAGTTGCTGGCACAGAGCAGCGCAGCGCAGCGTTCGCTCGAGCTCGAGCTCGAGAAGACAGCCATCCGTGCGCCCTTCGATGGAGTGGTGGCGCGACGCTACATCAGGGCCGGCCAGCGGGTGGCGAGCGGCGAGCGCCTTTTCTGGGTGACCGCCGTGGCCCCGCTGCGCGTGAAGTTCACTCTGCCGGAACGTTTTATCGGAAAGCTAAAGAAGGGAGAACAGCTGACCGTCATTTCCGCGAGCGCGCCGGAGATCAAGCACGCCGCGAAGGTCATCCTCATCAGCCCTGTCGTGGACCCTTCCAGCGGCACCATCGAGGTCGTGGCCGAGCTTACGGGAGATCCTGGAGAGATGCGGCCTGGGATGACGGCTAACGTGCGGCTCGACCACGCACCATGA
- a CDS encoding efflux RND transporter periplasmic adaptor subunit, with amino-acid sequence MATQKPGFAVPLEEFAAALLAQREVEPRARLTAAQVAELIPDSGVVVYIVPDPENNPEWVPKATVGDISLNDPTVPFDAGTLSAIPGKLESVLYAVKDLTRETYAHLNIRRTMTSLAVVPLALDDMLIGAIEVVTFDKPLTAAHVSIIEEIAGYAAVALATGMAYENERNTQLESLTRITQMYDLEKVFNSNLEMDDLMNMITSKFHEIMNVQAVNLWMVGGDGVALTSQAGVDITAAIGAQQRPGEGVAGDISDSGEPVLIEDPNDERLARRNQGVEEGAVFTLVAAPVMDRGSLVGVVEAINRTDGTAFDEDEQFLLTTMCETASNALHNASLLQAERKVEILETLVKVSQEITSTLNLDRVMQTIVNGPQAVIPYERAAIAIEKSGKLQLGAVSGMPQIDRNDPSIRRLDQLLQWASISKEEIWITQRDEEIDAEREETRAKFREYFAETGARGFYALPLTDDQGRVGILSFESSDPGFLSLVHLEMIKVLVSQATVALRNAQMYTEVPFIGVLEPLLHRKQKFLAMEKSRQKAAMVLAAAAVLFLAVFPLPMRVDGTASVAPAHTAQIQPEVEGVVQRVLVREGDLVAQGTILAKLDDWDFRAAVLAAQAKREESTLRMNQALARNDGTEAGIQQVQVNYWTAELARAKERLEKTNLRSPINGVVATPHVENLAGRRLAYGDTFAEVVDNSHAVMDIALDEKDVNLLQLGEKAVVKLEGFPTKTFRGDVVVLSPKSQLVGNQRMFFARVSVPNAEGLIRAGMQGRSKISTGWHSAGFVLLRRPTMWIWEKVWSWVGW; translated from the coding sequence ATGGCGACTCAGAAACCGGGATTCGCCGTCCCGCTTGAGGAATTCGCCGCCGCCCTTTTGGCCCAACGCGAGGTCGAACCGCGTGCCCGACTGACCGCGGCGCAGGTGGCCGAATTGATTCCCGACAGCGGAGTGGTCGTGTACATCGTTCCCGACCCCGAAAATAACCCCGAGTGGGTACCGAAGGCGACCGTGGGCGACATCTCGCTGAACGACCCCACGGTTCCGTTCGACGCGGGCACGCTGAGCGCCATCCCGGGCAAGCTGGAATCGGTGTTGTATGCCGTCAAAGACCTGACGCGCGAAACCTACGCGCACCTGAACATCCGGCGCACCATGACGTCGCTGGCGGTCGTGCCGCTGGCGCTCGACGACATGCTGATCGGAGCCATCGAGGTCGTCACCTTCGACAAGCCGCTTACCGCGGCCCACGTCAGCATCATCGAGGAGATCGCAGGATACGCCGCCGTGGCACTGGCCACCGGCATGGCCTACGAGAACGAGCGCAACACCCAGCTCGAGTCGCTGACCCGCATCACCCAGATGTACGACCTGGAAAAGGTCTTCAACTCAAACCTCGAGATGGACGACCTCATGAACATGATCACGTCGAAATTCCACGAGATCATGAACGTCCAGGCGGTGAACCTGTGGATGGTGGGGGGCGACGGCGTGGCGCTGACGAGCCAAGCGGGCGTTGACATAACCGCCGCCATCGGCGCGCAGCAGCGGCCCGGCGAAGGCGTGGCGGGAGACATTTCCGATTCAGGCGAACCGGTGCTCATCGAGGACCCGAATGACGAACGCCTGGCGCGCCGGAACCAGGGGGTTGAAGAGGGCGCGGTGTTCACCCTTGTCGCGGCCCCGGTCATGGACCGTGGGTCGCTGGTGGGCGTGGTCGAGGCCATCAACCGGACCGACGGCACGGCCTTCGACGAAGACGAGCAGTTCCTGCTCACCACCATGTGCGAGACGGCCAGCAACGCCTTGCACAATGCCAGCCTGCTCCAGGCGGAACGCAAGGTGGAGATCCTGGAAACGCTGGTCAAGGTCAGCCAGGAGATCACCTCGACGCTGAACCTCGATCGGGTCATGCAGACCATCGTGAACGGTCCTCAGGCCGTGATCCCGTATGAGCGGGCTGCGATCGCGATCGAAAAGAGCGGCAAGCTGCAGCTGGGCGCCGTGTCAGGCATGCCCCAGATCGACCGAAACGACCCGAGCATCCGACGCCTGGATCAATTGCTGCAGTGGGCATCGATATCGAAAGAAGAGATATGGATCACGCAACGTGATGAAGAGATCGATGCCGAACGCGAAGAGACGCGAGCCAAGTTCAGAGAATACTTCGCGGAAACCGGCGCGCGGGGATTCTATGCGCTCCCTCTCACCGATGACCAGGGACGGGTCGGCATACTGAGTTTCGAGAGCAGCGATCCCGGGTTCCTCAGCCTGGTCCATTTGGAGATGATCAAAGTGCTGGTAAGCCAGGCAACGGTGGCGCTGCGTAACGCGCAGATGTACACCGAGGTGCCCTTCATCGGGGTGCTGGAGCCGCTGCTCCACAGGAAACAGAAGTTCCTCGCGATGGAGAAGAGCCGGCAGAAGGCAGCCATGGTCCTCGCCGCGGCTGCAGTGCTCTTCCTCGCCGTGTTCCCCCTCCCGATGAGAGTGGACGGCACAGCATCCGTGGCCCCAGCACATACCGCTCAGATCCAGCCCGAGGTCGAAGGAGTGGTACAGCGTGTTCTTGTGCGAGAAGGCGATCTCGTCGCGCAAGGGACCATTCTCGCCAAGCTAGACGACTGGGATTTCCGTGCTGCGGTGTTGGCAGCGCAGGCCAAGCGCGAGGAGTCGACGCTGAGGATGAACCAAGCCCTTGCCCGCAACGACGGCACCGAGGCCGGCATTCAGCAGGTCCAAGTCAACTACTGGACGGCGGAACTTGCGCGCGCCAAGGAGCGCCTCGAGAAGACCAACTTGCGCTCTCCGATCAACGGCGTCGTAGCCACTCCCCATGTGGAGAACCTTGCGGGAAGACGCTTGGCGTACGGCGACACCTTCGCCGAAGTCGTGGATAACTCGCACGCTGTCATGGACATCGCCCTGGATGAGAAGGACGTGAACCTGCTTCAGCTCGGCGAGAAGGCAGTCGTGAAGCTCGAGGGCTTCCCGACCAAGACATTCCGCGGCGACGTCGTCGTGCTCAGCCCCAAGAGTCAGCTTGTGGGGAACCAGCGGATGTTCTTCGCCCGCGTCAGCGTTCCCAATGCTGAAGGTCTCATCCGGGCGGGTATGCAGGGCCGAAGTAAGATCAGTACCGGCTGGCACTCCGCAGGCTTTGTACTCCTGCGCCGGCCGACAATGTGGATCTGGGAGAAGGTATGGTCATGGGTCGGGTGGTAA
- a CDS encoding STAS domain-containing protein, with translation MDISVLKRSGVQVIKLRGDLKIGEAVDEFRHTIEELLASGDARLVVSIGEVPMIDSSGIGVLVRSLTTAKQKGGSLKLVNPSKLALQTLKIVGLLALFEVFDDEAAAVESYS, from the coding sequence TTGGATATCAGCGTTCTCAAGCGTTCTGGCGTGCAGGTCATCAAGCTGAGGGGCGACCTGAAGATCGGAGAAGCGGTGGATGAGTTCCGCCACACGATCGAGGAACTGCTCGCGAGCGGCGACGCCCGGCTGGTGGTCAGCATCGGCGAGGTGCCCATGATCGACTCCAGCGGCATCGGCGTGCTGGTGCGCTCGCTGACCACGGCCAAGCAGAAGGGTGGATCCCTCAAACTGGTGAACCCCTCCAAGCTCGCCCTGCAGACCCTGAAGATCGTCGGCCTGCTCGCCCTGTTCGAAGTGTTCGATGACGAAGCCGCGGCGGTCGAGTCTTACAGCTAG
- a CDS encoding HAD family hydrolase has translation MTKPRRSSLTARRRKGPGARRLPRISVAVFDLDDTLYDCLTQRVRAAHRYAAEAMARAGIPASSDQIFRLRMKAYARDPQLAHIDGAVCDRYDVKNREELTRISREAFFSLPVGKLTLFRGSRKVLREMRRRGVRVFVVSYGIPETQRAKAAALGLDREPAVERIFFADRARIVTKDSAFQDILRITGADPKNVLVIGDRYSGEIRAGNSLGLHTVHIQGGEFAKLRPSGPEERPDFEIRKIDEVLKLPFKFGTKST, from the coding sequence ATGACGAAGCCGCGGCGGTCGAGTCTTACAGCTAGGCGGCGGAAGGGCCCGGGGGCGCGCCGCCTTCCGCGCATCAGCGTCGCCGTCTTCGATCTCGACGACACTCTCTACGACTGCCTGACGCAGCGCGTGCGCGCCGCCCACCGGTACGCCGCCGAGGCCATGGCTCGCGCCGGCATTCCCGCCTCCAGCGACCAGATCTTCCGTCTGCGCATGAAAGCTTATGCGAGGGACCCACAGCTCGCGCACATCGATGGCGCAGTGTGCGACCGCTACGACGTCAAGAATCGTGAAGAGCTCACCCGCATATCGCGCGAGGCCTTCTTCTCCCTTCCAGTAGGGAAGCTGACGCTGTTCCGCGGGTCGCGCAAGGTGCTGCGCGAAATGCGGAGGCGAGGCGTGCGCGTGTTCGTGGTGAGCTATGGCATCCCCGAGACCCAGCGCGCCAAGGCAGCCGCGCTCGGACTGGACCGCGAGCCCGCCGTCGAGCGCATTTTCTTTGCCGACCGCGCCAGGATCGTGACCAAGGATTCGGCGTTCCAGGACATTCTGCGCATCACCGGCGCCGACCCGAAGAACGTGCTGGTCATCGGCGACCGCTACTCCGGCGAGATCCGGGCAGGGAACTCGCTGGGCTTGCACACTGTCCACATCCAGGGCGGCGAATTCGCCAAGCTGAGGCCGTCAGGCCCGGAGGAAAGGCCAGACTTCGAGATCCGCAAGATCGATGAAGTCCTGAAGCTTCCCTTTAAGTTCGGGACAAAAAGCACTTGA